One window of the Chryseobacterium sp. CY350 genome contains the following:
- a CDS encoding bifunctional aldolase/short-chain dehydrogenase: MENVKTFKYVDYLWDEEKAASFGDDQVALFLYRSNILGADLRITNYGGGNTSCKTIEKDPLTNEEVEVMWVKGSGGDIGTLTRKGIAGLYTERLRNLKNVYGGLADEDRMVGLFDHCIFDLDSKAPSIDTPLHGLLPFKHIDHLHPDALIAVAAAKDSEAITKEIWGDTMGWVPWQRPGFDLGLQLEKCLADNPGIRGIVLGSHGLFTWGDTSYESYMNSLEVIEMASEYIAKKIEEKGQVFGGQKVESLPADERKNKAAQIMPLLRGLASSENRMVGHFTDSEVVLEYINSNDLERLAPMGTSCPDHFLRTKIQPLVLTLDKNEDLSDSKAILEKLNPFFEQYRQEYKDYYETCKHPNSPAMRDPNPVIIIYPGVGMFSFSKDKQTTRVANEFYVNAINVMRGAEAISEYTSLPRQEAFDIEYWLLEEAKLQRMPKEKPLSRKVAIVTGAGGGIGQAIADKMLQEGAVVVFTDLNQEAVESVTSKYSKDQAVSVPCDVTNEESIANAFKEAVLAFGGVDIIVHSAGLAISKSLEDTTTKDWELLENVLVKGQFLMAKSGTEIMKKQNLGGDIVNIASKNGLVAGPNNVAYGTAKAAQQHMTRLLAAELAADKIRVNVVNPDGVIVGSKIWEGSWAEGRAKANGISVEELPAFYAKRNLLNEIILPEDIANGVFACVAILDKTTGNIINVDGGMANAFPR, from the coding sequence ATGGAAAACGTAAAAACATTTAAATACGTAGATTATTTATGGGATGAAGAAAAAGCAGCATCTTTCGGAGACGATCAGGTGGCTTTATTTTTATACCGTTCAAACATATTAGGAGCAGACCTTAGAATTACCAATTATGGTGGGGGTAACACAAGTTGCAAAACCATCGAAAAAGACCCATTAACCAACGAAGAAGTTGAGGTAATGTGGGTTAAAGGTTCAGGTGGCGACATTGGAACTTTAACAAGAAAAGGAATTGCCGGATTATATACGGAAAGATTGAGAAATCTTAAAAATGTTTACGGAGGTTTGGCAGACGAAGACAGAATGGTAGGATTATTCGACCACTGTATTTTCGATTTAGACAGCAAAGCACCTTCTATTGATACGCCTCTTCACGGTTTACTTCCATTTAAACATATCGATCACCTTCATCCGGATGCATTAATTGCAGTTGCAGCAGCAAAAGACAGCGAAGCAATTACTAAAGAAATCTGGGGCGACACAATGGGGTGGGTGCCTTGGCAAAGACCTGGCTTCGATTTAGGTTTGCAGCTTGAAAAATGTTTAGCTGATAACCCTGGAATCAGAGGAATTGTTTTAGGAAGCCACGGTTTATTCACATGGGGAGACACTTCTTATGAATCTTACATGAACAGTTTAGAAGTTATCGAAATGGCTTCTGAATACATCGCTAAAAAAATCGAAGAAAAAGGACAGGTTTTTGGCGGACAAAAAGTAGAATCTCTTCCTGCTGACGAACGTAAAAACAAAGCCGCTCAGATCATGCCTTTGTTAAGAGGTTTGGCTTCTTCTGAAAATAGAATGGTTGGTCATTTCACAGACAGCGAGGTGGTTTTAGAATACATCAACAGTAATGATTTGGAAAGATTGGCTCCAATGGGAACATCTTGCCCGGATCACTTCTTAAGAACGAAAATTCAGCCTTTGGTGTTGACTTTAGATAAAAATGAAGATTTAAGTGATTCTAAAGCGATTTTAGAAAAATTAAATCCATTTTTTGAACAGTACAGACAGGAATATAAAGACTATTACGAAACCTGCAAGCATCCAAACAGTCCGGCAATGCGTGACCCGAATCCGGTGATCATCATTTATCCGGGAGTAGGAATGTTCAGTTTCTCAAAAGATAAACAAACGACGCGTGTTGCAAATGAATTTTACGTGAATGCAATCAACGTAATGCGTGGTGCAGAAGCCATTTCTGAGTACACTTCTTTACCAAGACAGGAAGCTTTCGACATCGAATATTGGTTATTGGAAGAAGCTAAGCTTCAAAGAATGCCTAAAGAAAAGCCATTGTCAAGAAAAGTTGCCATCGTAACAGGCGCAGGTGGTGGAATCGGACAGGCAATCGCTGACAAAATGCTTCAGGAAGGTGCAGTAGTTGTTTTCACAGACCTTAATCAGGAAGCTGTAGAATCTGTTACTTCAAAATACAGCAAAGATCAGGCAGTGTCTGTTCCGTGTGATGTGACGAATGAAGAATCTATTGCAAATGCTTTCAAAGAGGCAGTTTTAGCTTTCGGAGGAGTAGATATTATCGTTCATTCTGCAGGTTTGGCTATTTCTAAATCTTTGGAAGACACGACTACAAAAGACTGGGAATTACTGGAAAATGTATTGGTAAAAGGTCAGTTTTTGATGGCTAAAAGCGGTACTGAAATTATGAAAAAGCAAAATTTAGGTGGCGACATCGTAAATATTGCAAGTAAAAACGGCTTGGTTGCCGGACCAAATAACGTAGCTTACGGAACTGCAAAAGCAGCGCAACAGCACATGACAAGATTATTGGCGGCAGAATTGGCAGCTGATAAAATCAGAGTTAATGTTGTGAATCCAGACGGAGTTATCGTTGGAAGCAAAATCTGGGAAGGTTCTTGGGCAGAAGGCCGTGCAAAAGCCAACGGAATTTCTGTAGAAGAATTGCCTGCATTTTATGCCAAAAGAAACTTATTAAACGAAATTATCCTTCCAGAAGACATCGCAAACGGAGTTTTCGCTTGTGTAGCAATTTTAGATAAAACAACAGGAAACATCATCAATGTAGATGGCGGAATGGCAAATGCGTTCCCGAGATAA
- a CDS encoding TIM barrel protein — protein MIIGKDIIEQHNKNEVENFNSDFAYLSDKLTKSGSNVSEIVNKIADFQVAIPSWALGAGGTRFGRFSYGGEPAVLEQKLDDVGLLHALTHSAGAVSLHIPWDIPSDVNALKESAASHGLIFDAMNSNTFQDQPDAKHSYKFGSLNSVNEDSRAYAVEHNKEVIRIGKELGSKSLTVWLADGASFPGQLNFQTALSNTEKSLKEIYAGMPEDWKLFIEYKPYEPNFYSTTIQDWGTSFMLANACGERAFTLVDLGHHLPNTNIEQIVATLMYKGKLGGFHFNDSKYGDDDLTVGSIKPYALFLIFNELVYGMENNANNPYPAWMIDASHNIKDPLEDLLQSLEAILIAYAQALLVDQKALKTAQLNNDVVAAQDILQNAYRTDVRPLLKAARLRTGAALDPIAAYRSLKVRETLISERGWAKATGL, from the coding sequence ATGATTATAGGAAAAGATATCATTGAACAACACAACAAAAACGAAGTTGAAAATTTCAATTCAGACTTCGCATATTTATCAGATAAATTAACAAAATCAGGTTCAAACGTTTCAGAAATCGTTAACAAAATTGCCGACTTTCAGGTAGCAATTCCAAGTTGGGCTTTAGGCGCAGGCGGAACAAGATTCGGAAGATTTTCTTACGGTGGCGAACCTGCTGTTTTAGAACAGAAATTAGATGATGTTGGTTTGCTTCACGCCCTGACTCATTCTGCCGGAGCGGTTTCTTTGCATATTCCATGGGATATTCCAAGTGATGTAAATGCATTGAAAGAAAGTGCTGCGTCTCACGGATTGATCTTTGATGCGATGAATTCAAACACATTTCAGGATCAGCCGGATGCGAAACATTCTTACAAATTCGGATCTCTAAATTCTGTTAACGAAGATTCCCGTGCTTACGCTGTTGAACACAACAAAGAAGTAATCAGAATCGGGAAAGAATTAGGTTCAAAAAGCTTAACCGTTTGGTTGGCTGACGGAGCAAGTTTTCCGGGACAGTTAAATTTTCAGACCGCTTTATCAAACACTGAAAAAAGCCTAAAAGAAATCTACGCAGGAATGCCGGAAGACTGGAAACTGTTTATCGAGTACAAACCTTACGAACCGAATTTCTATTCAACAACCATTCAGGATTGGGGAACATCTTTCATGCTGGCAAACGCTTGTGGAGAAAGAGCTTTCACATTAGTTGACCTTGGTCATCATTTACCAAACACCAACATCGAGCAGATCGTTGCAACATTGATGTATAAAGGTAAATTAGGTGGTTTCCACTTCAACGACAGCAAATATGGAGATGATGATTTGACGGTGGGTTCTATTAAACCTTATGCTTTATTCTTGATTTTCAATGAATTGGTATACGGAATGGAAAACAACGCCAACAATCCTTATCCGGCTTGGATGATCGATGCAAGTCATAACATCAAAGATCCTTTGGAAGATTTATTACAGTCTTTAGAAGCGATATTAATTGCTTATGCTCAGGCACTCTTGGTTGATCAGAAAGCTTTAAAAACAGCACAGTTAAACAATGATGTTGTAGCAGCTCAGGATATTTTGCAGAATGCGTACAGAACAGATGTCCGTCCGTTGTTGAAAGCTGCAAGATTACGGACTGGCGCGGCTTTAGACCCAATTGCGGCTTACAGAAGTTTAAAGGTGAGAGAAACCTTGATTTCTGAAAGAGGCTGGGCAAAAGCAACCGGATTGTAA
- a CDS encoding alpha-hydroxy acid oxidase encodes MSFPFDTNYASLELLIEKAKKKMPRFAFEYLDGGCNENINRDRNTSELRDVLLRPQYLNNNYTEANMETELFGVKYSAPFGISPVGLQGLMWPNAPEILAKAAFKHNIPFILSTVTTSSIERIAELTEGKAWYQLYHPREEWLRDDILDRCEASGYDVLCVLSDVPTFGYRAKEIRNGLAMPPQLNFRNVSQALARPEWCLEILKHGVPSFKTMEKYMDKNMNVKQLGQFMNSTFSGRLNSDRIKAIRDKWKGKLVIKGVASNEDAAEAVRLGFDGMIISNHGGRQLDAGESTIAVVKEISEKYKGQIKIMMDSGVRTGPDVARALSCGAEFTFMGRTFMYAVGALGDKGGDHIIEMLKMQFRQVMEQVCCDTPEELQKFRVK; translated from the coding sequence ATGTCCTTTCCATTTGATACCAACTACGCTTCCCTCGAATTGCTGATCGAAAAAGCAAAAAAGAAAATGCCCCGTTTCGCTTTCGAATATCTGGATGGTGGCTGTAACGAAAATATCAACCGCGACAGAAATACAAGTGAATTGCGTGATGTTCTGCTTCGTCCGCAATACCTGAACAACAATTATACGGAAGCCAATATGGAAACGGAATTGTTCGGTGTAAAATATTCCGCACCGTTCGGAATTTCTCCTGTTGGTTTACAAGGTTTAATGTGGCCAAATGCTCCCGAAATTTTAGCAAAAGCAGCTTTTAAACATAATATTCCTTTCATTTTAAGTACGGTAACAACCAGCAGCATTGAAAGAATTGCTGAATTAACAGAAGGAAAAGCGTGGTATCAACTCTATCATCCGAGAGAAGAATGGTTGCGGGACGATATTCTCGACCGGTGTGAAGCTTCCGGATATGATGTGCTTTGCGTTTTATCTGATGTTCCTACCTTCGGTTACAGAGCTAAAGAAATCAGAAACGGTTTGGCGATGCCGCCGCAATTGAATTTCAGAAATGTTTCCCAGGCTTTAGCAAGACCTGAATGGTGCCTTGAAATTTTGAAACACGGCGTTCCAAGTTTTAAAACGATGGAAAAATACATGGATAAAAACATGAATGTGAAACAGTTGGGACAGTTCATGAACTCTACTTTTTCGGGAAGATTAAATTCAGACAGAATCAAAGCTATCCGCGATAAATGGAAAGGGAAATTGGTCATCAAAGGCGTTGCTTCCAACGAAGATGCAGCAGAAGCAGTACGTTTAGGCTTCGACGGAATGATCATTTCCAATCACGGTGGAAGACAGTTGGATGCAGGAGAATCTACGATTGCTGTGGTAAAAGAAATCAGTGAAAAATACAAAGGTCAGATTAAAATCATGATGGACAGTGGCGTAAGAACCGGTCCGGATGTTGCCCGTGCTTTGAGCTGTGGTGCAGAATTTACCTTTATGGGAAGAACGTTTATGTATGCAGTCGGAGCTTTAGGCGACAAAGGTGGCGATCATATTATTGAAATGCTGAAAATGCAGTTCAGACAGGTGATGGAGCAGGTTTGCTGTGATACGCCGGAGGAGTTGCAGAAGTTTAGGGTAAAATAA
- a CDS encoding FGGY-family carbohydrate kinase, with amino-acid sequence MSKKKVTIVFDIGKTNKKFFLFDKNYKEVVREYTELPLTTDEDGYPTEDLAALQNWIKDNFNAILDDENFEVKAINFSTYGASFVHLDQKGNVLTPLYNYTKPMDQDILDLFYEKHGSKLKIARETASPQTGMLNSGLQLFWLKYKHPEVFKKIRYSLHLPQYLSYLFTGIFVSEFTSIGCHTNLWDYDKADYHDWVYEEEIDALLGPIVPTSASINTSYRNKKIKIGVGIHDSSSALLPYILSKKEPFLLLSTGTWSISLNPFNDESLTDEDIENNCLNYMRIDGKRVKASRFFMGNEYKIQVEKLCDYYGKEYGFHREVQFDQDLYLRLMKNKNIYFRFEGIILKRKMITATDLNSFATFEEAYHQLMIELMDLQIHTITNAIGNSEIKNIYIDGGFTDNDVFMKLMSHHFQHYNVMSTHSPLGSALGASMVISNKKIDETFLQQHYQMKVLQPLILNL; translated from the coding sequence ATGTCCAAAAAAAAGGTAACCATCGTATTTGATATTGGAAAAACCAACAAAAAGTTTTTTTTATTTGATAAAAACTACAAAGAAGTTGTGCGTGAATATACCGAACTTCCCCTTACCACCGATGAAGATGGTTATCCTACAGAAGATTTGGCAGCATTGCAAAACTGGATCAAAGATAATTTCAATGCCATTCTAGATGATGAAAATTTTGAAGTAAAAGCCATCAATTTTTCTACGTACGGAGCAAGTTTTGTACACCTCGATCAGAAAGGAAATGTTCTGACGCCATTGTACAACTATACCAAACCAATGGATCAGGATATTCTTGATCTGTTTTACGAAAAACATGGCAGCAAACTAAAAATTGCCCGCGAAACTGCATCGCCCCAAACCGGAATGCTGAATTCCGGACTGCAGTTATTCTGGTTAAAATACAAACATCCGGAAGTTTTTAAAAAAATCCGTTACAGCCTTCATTTACCTCAGTATTTATCGTATTTGTTTACGGGAATTTTTGTTTCGGAATTTACCTCAATTGGCTGTCATACCAACCTTTGGGATTACGACAAAGCAGATTACCACGACTGGGTTTATGAAGAAGAAATCGATGCCTTACTAGGACCAATTGTTCCTACTTCTGCCAGTATCAACACCTCTTACAGAAACAAAAAAATTAAAATCGGCGTTGGAATTCACGACAGTTCTTCAGCGCTGTTGCCTTATATTTTAAGTAAAAAAGAACCGTTTTTATTGCTTTCAACCGGAACGTGGAGTATTTCTTTAAATCCATTCAACGATGAAAGTTTGACGGATGAAGATATCGAAAACAACTGTCTGAACTACATGAGAATCGACGGCAAACGTGTGAAAGCATCCCGTTTTTTCATGGGGAATGAATACAAAATTCAGGTTGAAAAACTGTGCGATTATTATGGAAAAGAATACGGTTTCCACAGAGAAGTTCAGTTTGATCAGGATTTGTATCTGCGTTTAATGAAAAATAAAAATATCTATTTCCGTTTTGAAGGGATTATTTTAAAACGAAAAATGATTACTGCAACAGATTTAAATTCATTTGCAACATTTGAAGAAGCATATCACCAATTGATGATCGAGTTAATGGATTTGCAGATTCACACGATTACCAATGCCATCGGAAATTCGGAAATAAAAAATATTTACATTGACGGCGGTTTTACAGACAATGATGTCTTTATGAAACTGATGTCTCATCATTTCCAGCATTATAATGTAATGTCTACGCATTCTCCGTTGGGATCGGCTTTGGGCGCATCGATGGTGATTTCAAACAAAAAAATAGACGAAACTTTTTTACAGCAGCATTATCAGATGAAAGTGCTTCAGCCTTTAATCCTTAATTTGTAA